The genomic window AATACCGTTGGCTAAAGCAAAGTGCTGCTCAGCATTCCAATGCCATGGGTACAGTAGTTCATCGGTGTGAGAACCCGGCTTAATCGAGGCGCAGCGACCCCACTTGCTATCCACCAGCGCAGCGGGTAGCTCCGTCTTAGGGAGTCCACCTGGCAGCAATAGCCAACCGTGGTCGGTGACTAATCGAACTTGCTTCCAGCCCGCGCTAAACAGCCCATCAATACGATCCTCGACCTCAGCTAAAATGGCATCAATATGCTTGGCGAGTTTCCAGCCACGGTCATGGCCTTCTGAGTCTATGTCCCCATACTCGCACCAAGCTTGTCCAGTGCTTTCACCGGTTTCGGCTTTCGCCAACTTCTGCCAGCCGCTGGTTTCCAGCAGTTTTTGAAAATGATGGCCGCTTAGCTTTTGCTCGGTTTCCTTAACGCAGGGTTCGAAGGCGTCACTGCCAACAACCCCACTAATGAGTTGGGCCACAGGTGATACAGCGGGTTTAGCCGTCGCCGTTACACTTGGCAAGGCTGACCACCGCGTCGATAACTCCACACTGTAGCCTTTGGCTTCGAGTGTTTCAGCGAAGCGCTTGCCCACATCAAAGCGCAAGCCATCCACAAAAAATACGGTCTCGCTTTTGGCGTACTTAACCGGTTTACGCTCGGCGGCACCTAGCCCTGGGTAGCCGTGTTTCTGTACGGAATCCTGCAAATAGCGGGCAGCATCTTGTGCCCAATCGGTATACATGGCTCTAATGGCCGTAGAAACCGCATCAAAATCTTCTTGTTGATCAATGGGCTTTAATGCCTGCACCGCCGCATCATCCGCCTGCCAGGCGACGGTTTGATAGGTATTGGCCATATCTGCGATCGTGCCGCCAGCAATCGAGCTTTTGGTTACTTCGGCGAGCTTTTTGAGCCACTTCAATGACTGAGCCAGTGGCGACAAGCCGAGCTCTGCCCACACCAGGGTTCTGCGCTCGCCATGAGTGTTATCCAAATCCGCAATTGCTTTGCGGGCTTGCGCTGGTGATGACTGCTCAAGGCGCGTGAGTGCCAGGCGCAACTCATGTTCTTGCTGCCGATTCCACTGCGGCCAGCCGCTCTTATCGGCAAACATATCCATAGGCAGCGCTGTTTTTTCCAGCAGCGCTGGAATGTTTGGGTAACGCTTTGGCGCCTCGCAGTATCTATCCCATACCGGTTGCCAGGGGCCTTCGTGGGCCGCCAACAAAGCCGCCGCGCTCAATGTGCCTTGTTTGTCGGGGTCAAAACCCAGCTGCGACTTAATAATTTCAACAAACGCAGGCCAGGCCGTGTCACCCTTGGCGGCTTTAAAGGCATCACCCTGATCCAGCCACTGCAACAGATCGCGAATCGGGTCGCCATCAATTAACAGGGTATTGAAATAGTCTTTGTCTAAGCGTTTGCCCTTTAGCAGGCTGATGTCTACATCCAGTAGGCGATACAAAGCCAATTGCATGGCATGCAAAGCAGCGCGATCTTGCGCCACATCCAGCCCCAAGCCACCCTGGTCAGAGCGTAAAAAGGCCAGAATGGTCCAGTCTTTGGCATTCACTTGCGACCAGATCACACCTCGGTATTGCAGCTCCGCCAGGGGCTTTAGCGCTTCTGGGCAACTCTCAATGGCGCGGATTTCCTGGCGGCTAACACCGGGTAAATACAGAATGGGGATGGCACCGGCCGCATCAACACCCTCCACACGGTTAGCCATGGCACAGCGCAACCAAATGGCCGGTCCGGTTTTTTGCTCCGGCGCATAGTCGCCTAAGGTCCACAATTGTGGGAGTCTCGCTTGCAACTGGCCAATAACGGGCTGCCACAAACGGTCTTTATCCGGCCAAAGCACGGCCGCGGGAGCCACTTCAATATCGGGGTTGAACGAACCTGAATTCAGTAAGGCGTGCTCTAAGGCTGCTAAAACGGTGGTCATGCAGCAATCTCCAATGCCAAAAGTTGCCCGACCCAGTCATTAAATAAATGGCATTCCTCGCGCATGGTGGTGATCCCAATATCTAACGCGACTAAAGACCCATGGATGACTTTGTCATATTGATCAAACAACGCCTTAATGCGCTTACTTGGTGCGGTCGCGCTACTGTTGTTGACGTGTTCTGGAGAGTCGAACGCATTGCGAATGCGCTCAAACTGAGCGGCTAAACCAGCTTCTCCTATTTCCGAGGCAATCGAATCAGGTTTGCTGAATAGCAGCCCCTCAAACTCATACATTTGCACATAGGGGATAAACCGGCGCATCGCGTCTTCGCCGATATGGGCCGTCAATTGCTCAACGAGCCTTTCTTCCACCCGGCGACGCTTATCTTCAATGTTCGGCAAGGCCAATGCTTCTGTTTTGCCTGGGAAGTCTTCGGGTAAGCCATAAAAATCAAAGAAGGTGGTGCAATAGGCTTGGGTATCACCGAGCAGGCGGCTTTTAACATCGTGCAACACGCGCTGAAACTTAAAATTGCCACCTTTGTGGCCTGGCTTACCCACTAAAGAGGGGTAGAGGTATATGCCTTGTGGTTTGAAAATATCCGCCATCACTTCATTGACGAACATTTCTTCCGTTTGCCCTTCGCAAATTACATGCACTCGAATCATCGGGATGGTCTCCCACCCAAAATGTTCTTCTGCCAAAGCTCACTCACAGTGTAGTCATCCAGCCAGTTGGTGAAGTCTTCCTCGTTGAGCCGTTTAAACACCGTCGCGCCTTGCTCGCGTTCCACCACGATCAAATCGTCGATAGAAAACTCATCCACCAGCGGTGCGGATTGGGTAGATACAATCACTTGCATGCGCTTAGAAGCTGATCGTAATAAACCTGCCAGCAATGCAATGGCAAATGGATGCAGGCCCAGCTCTGGCTCATCAATAATGATGGTCGAAGGCGGCTTTGGTTGAAGTAATGCGGTTACCAAACAGATAAATCGAATCGAGCCATCGGACAACTGGCTTGGCCAAAGTGAATAGTCGCTGTCTTTTTGCTTCCACAGCAGGCGGATTTGCTCTTCTTCCGTCGGCAGCTTTTGAGGCTTTAATACAAAGTCATCAAAAAACGGAATAGCTAAGCGTACTGTTTTAACAATCTGCTCATAGGCTTTGCTCTCGCTTTCTTTCAGCGAATACAAAAACGCCGCAAGGTTAGAGGCATCGGGTCTAAGGTAGGCATTGTCGTGAAGTGCGCCCAGTCGTTTCACACCCGCGGTGTCGCTGGTATCGTGAAAATGGTAAACCCGCCAGCTAGAAATGGAGCTATAGCAGTAATCGGCTTCGCTGCCTTTATGCCCTTTTTCAAAAGCATCTTTAAGCTTTGCTTCAGCATGACCTGCTCCAAGCTCTATCCATTTATCACCATAATAAGGCCCTTTAAAGAAAAGAGCTTCACGAGCAAACGTGAAGCCACCATCTGCTGTGGTCTCAAGGTCAAATTGATAGCCGTTCAATCCAAATTTAATAAACGACGAAAACTTAGTCGTCTCTTTAACGCCATAAGAAACAACCCTGTCTGCACCACCTTGCTTACTGGTCCAAACTTGTAGGCGTTTATCCAGCATTTCACCGAGTAATCGAAAGTAAGAAACAAAGTTACTTTTACCGACACCATTGGCGCCGATAAGCACATTCAAGCTATCAAGGCGTAACTGCTTTAAATCTTTGATTGATTTAAAACCCTGAATCGTCAAGTTGTTTATTGGATTGATTGTTCCCATGTTAAGAACTCTCGCTTAGTTGTTCGCGCGCCGCTTTTTTCTCAGCCAGGCTCAAATGGTGTTCGTTAATGCGGTCGCCTTCTTTGCCGCCGTAGTGCGGGCCGAGGTGGTACCAGGGGGCGCTTTCGACATCGGCGCCGCGATCTTTGGTCCATTTGATGCTGGGGATTTTATGGCGCAGTACGCCGGCACCTTTGACTTTCACGTCATCCACCAAAATGAAGGGGCGGATGTTCAGGCGTATGCCGTCGTTTAAATCCGGGTTCCAGCCGATGGCTTGTTGTTCCAGAGGCTTCCAGCGTACAAAAATATCCAGCGGGGCTTCGCCTTCAAGGATTTTAATCAGGCGTTTACGCAGTGCTTCGGCGGCGGCCAGGCGCTCCTGTGCGCCATCAACGCCTGCATTGATTTCGTCTTTCTGGCGTTTGATCCAATCACCTAAGTAGGTGTAAATGAGGGTTTCGAGCAGTTTTTGGTCGAACTTGTGGTAGTTAATCAGCACCGCAAAGCCGTCATTAAGGCCATCCCAAATGTGCCAAATAAAGGGGCGATTTTGGAACAGTTTGACATGCTGCTCAAAGAACTTATCACGCAGCCAGGCATCCAGGGTTTTACCGGCATAACCCACAGACGAGAGCAGCTGGTTGATCGTCGACGGCGTCCAAGCATCGCCATAGGCAGCAGCAAGCAGATTGATTAAGCGGTCATAGGCCAAAGCCTCGCCACGCACGGCGGGAATACAGACAATGCCATCGTCATCGGCCAGTGGCAGCAACGCTTCGCAACGCTTTACCCATTCGCGCTGTTCGTCGGCCAGCTCCATGGATGCGTCTAGTTCGGCTGGCCAGCGGTAGCCGAGTAAACGGGCTACTGCTATATGCAATACGGATTCATCGGTACGCAGCGCGCCGTGAGCTGTCCATTTTTGCGTTTCATCCCAAACCACCGAGCCGCAAGGGTGGCCATGGAAAATCCACTGGGTCGGGTCATCGGTGTAGGGCTTGGGCAGGCCATTGGGGTATTTTTCTTCGGCGACTTTGGTCCAGTGGTCGAGGTCGAAGGGGACTTTGGCCAGAGTAGCGCTTGTAACGCTCATCTTTTGATCGAGTTGACGCACTGCCTCGTTATATTCTGTCGATGAGCAATAACACCAAATCGCTGGAATCTCATTTTCGTTGTTTGGTACAAATACGGCCGTGTTGTTGTCAAATGCAGACTTAGTGTAGAAAGTAACTGGGAGCACGCCCATTTGACTTATCAGAATTCCATGTTTTCCCCAAGCGCCTGTGCCATCTTTCCTGGCGCCTTGAAGTTCCAGAATTGGTCCTTCGCCGTTATCCCAACGCAAAATAGATTCATTACCACCGTAATGCTCCGAATCCCGAACTGTACTTTGAAATGGAATCCAAATAGCTGATGTGTCACAAATCTCCCAATGCGCAAACTTCATCCGTGGTGTATCCCCGGATGTTAATCCATGATGTGAATACCCATATTTTTCAATAAGCTCTCCCTCTAGCGAACTTTCTAGTGCCACCCTCGCATCCGGATTCTCCAACTGCTTAGCTTGCTCAACGCTTTTCACTACCACCGTAATCAACTGCTCGGCTTTTTCCGCCGCTGTGCGCGGTTCCGACACATCCACCCCTCGAATCAGTTGACTGTGTTCAGCAGCGCCAAACAACCCGCCCGATTCGCCAGCGGAATTGCCACGACTGAGGTTAATCAATATAGCTTTAACGACCTCGCCGCTAATGGTTTCAAACGCACCGGGCCCCAAACGCGCAATCAAATGCCAGGTATCTTGCGTGAGTAATTTTTCCCGAAACTTTTTATAGCTGGTTAAGAACAACCAGTTTTGCGGCAGCACTATGCTGCTGGTGCCACCTTTTACACAAAACTCCAGACACCGGTCTAAAAAGGCGGTGGCTAAATCATTTTTACCGGCGGGGTAATGCTGTTCGATAAAGTCTTTGAGTGTGTCTTCCTGCTTGCCCCGCGCCAAATAGGGCACATTGGTAATTACCCACTGGTATTGGCTGGCTAACAACTTGGCGGCTTTGGCCATGCCTTGGGCGACCACGGCGTTTTCATGCTGCTCGTTAGTCTGCGCTACTTCAGCCTCGTCGTTTGCGAGGGCTTTATCGAGCGCTTCGGAGAGTTCCTGCCAGCTCACCAAGCCTGCGGCTTTGCTTTTGGCCGGGTTCATTAAACTGCCGAGTACCGGCGCATTTTTAAGGTTGTCGTGCAACCAATCCAAAGCGATGCTGAGGTTTTGCTTGCCGCCCATGTGCGCGGCCAGTTGTTTCCATTCTTCTTTGGCGGCGTTAATCGCCAAACCGGAACAGGCCACCTGGACTTCCGGCAAAGTGCGGTAGCCACCGGCATTGGGGTATTTCCAGGCGCTGATGGCAATAGCAAAGGCTGCCAATTCGACACAACGCTGATCTAGCTCTAAGCCATGGATGTTTTCGCGCAGTACGGCATCCACCGCTTGCTCAGCATTCAGCTGCTCAAATTCCATACGCAGTGGCACCAGCATATTAAAGGCGGCCACCAAAAAATGGCCGGAACCACAGCTTGGATCGAGGGTAGAAAGCTCACTTAATTCATTAGGCCAGGCTTCAAACTTGCCAGAGGCTGGCTCCCACACACCTGCTTCGTTTTTAACAAAACGCAAATATTCCAGAGGCACGCCATCAATGGCTGCCTTTTGGCGCAGCTCTTCCTCGCTGCTTGCGTTTTTCAAGTGGTCTTCACTTAAACGACGTGCTGCCCACCACGCGCCCAGGGAGTTATCGAGCAGAAAGCTCACCATATAGGGTTCGGTAAACAACTGGGTAACGGCTGGCAGCTCGCGCGCACCAATTTTGACTTCAGATTTATTAATGCGCTCTTTGTTGTTGGCTTGCCAGAACTGGTACACCCAGCCTAAAGAATCCGACGCGGTGAAGACTTCGGTCGGCAGGCTAATCAGCAGTTTTTCCAAATCCAGTTGATGGTTGGGGGCGAGCTTGAGTTCAAATACGGGCGAGTCGACACGGAAGATTTGCGGTAGCATCTGTGAGGCGTAACGCCCGGCCAGTTCCCAGCCGTTGGCCGCGCCTTCGTCGGCGGCCAGGTCTTCACATTCTTCCAGGGTGATGGCCACCGGCTCGTCCGGGTCGGGGTACATCAGCAGGTTGTTTTCTGCCAAAAAGCGGGCAAATAGCATGCGGTGCCAATGCTCGTAGGCCACTTCCTCTTGCAAGCGCTCGATGCTTTGCTCGCCGTCTGGCTTGCGCGCATCACCCAGGCTACGGGCATGGGCACGCAGGCGAACCCGCAGGTTTTGTTGGGCAGCATCTAAGTAATTGGGCTTAGTTTTTTCACCAACGCCCAGTTGTTCCAACACAGCCAGCGCCGCTTCTTCGGCAATATCGCGGGCCTTTTTAACCGTGTTTTCCAGCTGACTGCGCAGCTTTTTATCCAGTGGTTGTAAATGGTTCATCCTATAGCCCCCTTTATTGCAACACGATTGGCCCTTCGGCCAAGGCGGTTTTGAGTTGCTGTTCTACCTCGTCTAACCAGGCGGTGATTTCGGCCTCGGTTTTCAGGGTGCGGCGTGGAGTGCGAATAAACTGCGCTTTCGGCTCCATCTCTTCGGCGGCTTTGATAGAGATGGCATCAAAGCGGCTTGGCATGGCGGCAATGCGTTCAGCCAGCATGCCAATGCTGATGCGTTGCAGCGTCTTTTGAATATCGTCGCTAGAGCCGACGGCGATTTCGGGCTTGTCGGTTGCGGTGAGCTTTTGCTCGGCCAAGAACTGGTGCTTTTGCTCTTGTTCCAGCTGCTGCCAGTTGCTGTCTTCGTTCAGGCGCTGCATGCCTTTGGCATGGGCGTCGTCATAGGCCTGTTGCAGGGTGTTTAGCTCATCGCGCAGTAACTGGGTGTAGCTGGCCATGAGTGGCGCCATGAGGTCGGGCTCGGCCAGCAATAAACGTTGTTCTTTAATTTGATCAACCTGGGTTTGCAGCACCTCGGCGCCATCGAGTGATTTGGCGTGGTTAGCGAAGACTTGCAGGCTTTGCCAGGCCGGTAGGCGTTGTTGAATGCTGGCACTCAATGCCTGCCAATCATCAATTTGCTGCTTGAGTTCATCGCGCAGGTTGTAAATGGCGAGTAGCTGCTCATTACCGGCTGCACGACGAATATCGTCCAGGTGGCTAGTGTTGGGCTTGGCAGGGCGTGGCGCATCGCCACCAGCGTTTTCCGCCAGCTGACTCAGTTTTTGTAGAAACTCTGGCAATACCGCCAGCTCTTCATTTTGTTTGGCTTGGCAGCCCACTTGCTGCAGCAATTTGCGGATTTGGATGCGCTGCGGCGTGGTGACTACGGCAGTTTCTAATTTAAAAAAACTCAGGCCAATTTTTTTACGCTCCAGCTCGCGCGGCTCAATGTTCTGGCCGCGATCGGTTTGGGCACGCACCACACCTGCCACCACCAATACTTGCAAAGCACCATCCACGGCGTCACCTGGCCAACCGTAGGGCGCACCTTCAAATTGTGTACGAATATCGGCGCCTTTTTTGCCACCGGCCAAGAAGTTAATCACGGCTTTACACACGGGGTTCTTGGCGGGTTCACCGTCGTCACCTACGGCTTTCAGCGCGTCTGAAGCACCGGCTTTGGCTTTGTCGTAAACCTTGCTCCAACCGGTGTGGTCAGCGACATGGAATTGCGGATACAGGCGGGTGAGCGAATTCTCAGCCGCTTCTAAAATCATCTCTTGCAGGTCGTTGCCCAGCACTTCATTACCGCCGGCCTGGAAGACACGGACACCATCGAGGATGTCAGCTAGCAGGTCATTCACCTTGGATTCGGCCATTGCCTGAGCCGTTTGCATGGCGGCTCGGGCTTCCTTGCCTTCTGGGGTATCGGGCGAGCCTTTTTCTTCTAAGGTGGCGATGGCGGCCTTGAGGTCGATCAGGTGATGACGCAGGTCGTCTGCCGAGCGCTTGGGGATATGCACATAAATAGTGGAAGCTGTATTGCCGGCCTGGCGGGCATCCACACGCACCGAGTTTTCGTCGATACTCCAACCGTCACGCACCCACACATAGATTTTGCTATCGGCATCGGCGGGCAGTGAGGCATCAAACAGTGCTGACAAGGCTCGCGGCACGTTGGACTGCCCATGGTTAACAGAAAACTTCTTCACCCGCTCGGCGAACTTTTTACGGATGCGGTCGGTACGTTCGGTCTCCAAACGGTGCGCTTCGTTGGCAAGGGTATTGCGGTGACGCAAGTAAGCATCGTTCCAGGCTTGGCTTTCCTCTGTTTGAATGCGGTATTCATCGCCGACTTTCATCAGCAATTCGCAGTTATCCAACAGGCCCGCCAGTTTAGTGCGCAGTGCCGAACTGCTTTGGTTTAAATCCTCAACCATCAAGTCAGCCAGGGTTTCCAGGTTGGCTTTGATGCCGATCTCTTTGTTCTCGGATTGCAGTTTACCAACCAAAAAGGCGAGGCCACAGGCTCGGGCTAAGAGTTTCTGCTCGTCGTTGCCTTTCATCCAGCTGAAGGTTTTTTCGTGTACTTTGCGCGGCAGCACACGTGATTGCAGGAGCTTATCGGCCCCGTCGAAGTAGAGGTAATCAGCAGGGATCACACTGCCCAGCGGTTTATCCAGGTTAGATTGGATGCACTTGTGGATCATGCTCAGCTGGTTACGTAGTTGGCTGTCGGTACCGGTTTGGTCGAGTACACGCAGGGTGTTTTCCCAGAAGCGGCGGCGTACCGGCAGGATGGGATAGTCTTGGGCGAAGAACTGAATGTCATCCTGTCGATGACCAATTTTGGACTCTGCTAAGTGGCGGGAAATCTCGCCCAGGTTTTGCTGCAAGGTCTGTTCAATTTTGGGTAGCGATTCCGCCTTTTTCGCCAAGATCACCTGGCGGATAACCGCGTCCACATCGGCATCCGAAAGCTCAATACGGACGGTAAAACGGCCTTCCAGTTTTTTGAGGTTAGATGTACCCGTTACAGCGGTTTGACCGGTACCGATAAACAGCAGTTTGCCGCCAATGTTTTTACAGCAAGCTTCTACCGCTTCTTGCACATCGATGGAGCGCTGGCTGTCTTCACCGATGTACTGCTGAACCTCGTCGAGCACGATGAGTGTCAGCGGAAACTTGCCATTGTTCGACAAGGCCGCCTTGATGGTTTTGATCATGTCATCGGAGCTGACATCCTGCACATAGGGGTACAGGTTGTTCAGAGTTTCCACACAGGAAACCGGTGACGAGAACAGGTTGGGCTTTACCACACACAGAGCCTCATGTAAGCCTTCTGCAACGTAGAAGTTATCAAGCTCTTCATTCCAATCGTGGCCATTGTTCTCGACGTGCTGTTGGACTTGCTCGTAGATGCCTTCCGACTTGAGCCACATAACGAAACGGGCAACGGGATATTGCTCTGGCAGCCCCACCGACTTAAACACAATGCGCAGCAGCGCCAACCGAACACTGCCGCTGGCACCAGCGCCCAAGGTACCCGAGGCGGCGTGCAAACCACCGTGGCGTTTGCCCTGGGTAGTAAGCTCGGACAATAGGTCTTTGACGTTTTGCGGCAGCTTGGCAATGCCGCGCGAACTGGCGCCATCGGGGAAGGTCATATCCGTCCATAAGGCGCGTAGCATTTTAACCAGGTGCGATTTACCCGAACCATAGAAGCCGCTGATCCAAACCGCTGGCTGCTGGGCTTGATCAACATTCTTAAGGTAGGTATCTAAAATATCTTCGATGCCTTTTTCGTACTGGCCATCGCAGACGAAGGTTTCCAGTTCGTACCTGAGCACATTCAGTGCTTCTTGGGTTTTATCATCATTAACGCTGGCAACACCTTCGTTAACCAATTTACGGCTAGATGGGCTGGTTAAATAAATATCCTGGTTAATCATGCTTAGGCGTCCTATTTAATAAATCTTTTCGGCGGTGATTGGCACGGCGAGGTAGTTCCAGCCGTCGTAACCATCGAGCAATCGGTAATTGTTGTTTTCGTAGCTGCCAGGAAAAAACACCAGCAGGCGGCCAGGCACCATTGGCGCTAGCTTATCGACGATGTCTTTCACCTTTTGAAAACCGAATAAGCTGCCCACCCCTGACACGGCAACGACGGTGCTGTTGTCGGCTCCGGCGCTGGCAATGTGCTCTTTAAACTGAGCGGCGATGTATTCGGCGTATTTTGGCAGTAGCGTGTTGATCAGCTGAGGTTTTTGAAAATAGCTCTTGGCATATTTTTGACTTGCCAACCAATCAGCAAAGGTATTGGTAAGATCAAAGTGACACCATTGATGGCCCTTTGCTTTGGTTGCCAGTTCAAACTCATCAATGGAGACCCGAAGCCGAAGCTCATCATTCTCGTTATACACACAGAAAATGACACGCTGAGCTGCTGCCGCTTCACTCCAGGGTGTTGCGATGTAGTTGCCATAGTTTTCGACAAGGCGTTTAAGCTTGCTCACGCACCCACTCCATTTCTTTTTGATTGATCAATGAAGGAAACGCCACTTCGACAACCGAGCCAACACGCTTAAATACTGCCCAACCTTTGCGAGCGGAAGCTTCGATAAGGTCTATTGCCTTGTCTGGGCGACAATCGAGTAATTGAACGTATTCGCTAGTGAAGAGCTCTTCGCCGCGTGTACCGCGAAGATAGGCCATTAAAAGTGCGAAGCATACAGCTGCTTCGCTCGCTTCTGATGTGCAGCGCATTTTCTTGGCCTTGCCCGTTAAATAACCTGCTTGTGTCCAAGTTGCGTTGATATTTTGGGCGGTCGATTTGAGGGTTGCCTCGCTAAACCGGTCGGGAAATTGGTTACTGATGATGTCTTCAATTCCCTGCCGTTGAATTTGCACGCCGGGGCTTGCGGATAAAATATGTTTAGCGCTCATACGCAAGATGGGGTCACGTGCGTAGGCAAGCAGAAGCGCTAGTTGTGGGCGAGCTGCTTCTGCGCGATACCAGAAGAATTTCAGGGCACGAAAAAGTAGGAAGGCATTATCGAGACCATAAAGGTCTGCCAGATGGCGGGCGGTTAATAGACGGGTGCGCGCTGAGCGCTTTGACAGGCAGTTGTCGTCAACGATCGCCTCGAAATAGGCAGCTTTAGTAGCTGTTGCTTCAGGCAAAAATTCAAAAAGCTGCGTTAATTCTGGCAACATCATGGTACGCGCCAGGTGTGCGCCGCCGGCAGAAAAGCTGAAGCCTAAATTTTCGAGATTATTGTTTTGGGTCACGTTCACCATCCGAGTCTGCAGCGCCACCAGATCTTACCCACTGATCGACTTCATCCATTTTGAATTTCCAAAAGCGGCCAATTCGGTGCGCTGGCATGTTCTTTTTGTTGATCCAGGCATACACGGTGTCTTTACTGACACCCAAGTATTCGGCCATTTCTTCTACTGA from Saccharophagus degradans 2-40 includes these protein-coding regions:
- the pglZ gene encoding BREX-1 system phosphatase PglZ type B, with the translated sequence MTTVLAALEHALLNSGSFNPDIEVAPAAVLWPDKDRLWQPVIGQLQARLPQLWTLGDYAPEQKTGPAIWLRCAMANRVEGVDAAGAIPILYLPGVSRQEIRAIESCPEALKPLAELQYRGVIWSQVNAKDWTILAFLRSDQGGLGLDVAQDRAALHAMQLALYRLLDVDISLLKGKRLDKDYFNTLLIDGDPIRDLLQWLDQGDAFKAAKGDTAWPAFVEIIKSQLGFDPDKQGTLSAAALLAAHEGPWQPVWDRYCEAPKRYPNIPALLEKTALPMDMFADKSGWPQWNRQQEHELRLALTRLEQSSPAQARKAIADLDNTHGERRTLVWAELGLSPLAQSLKWLKKLAEVTKSSIAGGTIADMANTYQTVAWQADDAAVQALKPIDQQEDFDAVSTAIRAMYTDWAQDAARYLQDSVQKHGYPGLGAAERKPVKYAKSETVFFVDGLRFDVGKRFAETLEAKGYSVELSTRWSALPSVTATAKPAVSPVAQLISGVVGSDAFEPCVKETEQKLSGHHFQKLLETSGWQKLAKAETGESTGQAWCEYGDIDSEGHDRGWKLAKHIDAILAEVEDRIDGLFSAGWKQVRLVTDHGWLLLPGGLPKTELPAALVDSKWGRCASIKPGSHTDELLYPWHWNAEQHFALANGISCYKLGEEYTHGGLSLQECLTPELIIRKAGNAYVDVKAEITDVSWRGLRCNVAVEGAFEGLLLDVRLDAGDASTSKVMSTKTIKDSGVGSVVVDDEDLDGVTAVIVLLTESGELIAQQQTRIGGE
- a CDS encoding DUF4276 family protein — encoded protein: MAEEHFGWETIPMIRVHVICEGQTEEMFVNEVMADIFKPQGIYLYPSLVGKPGHKGGNFKFQRVLHDVKSRLLGDTQAYCTTFFDFYGLPEDFPGKTEALALPNIEDKRRRVEERLVEQLTAHIGEDAMRRFIPYVQMYEFEGLLFSKPDSIASEIGEAGLAAQFERIRNAFDSPEHVNNSSATAPSKRIKALFDQYDKVIHGSLVALDIGITTMREECHLFNDWVGQLLALEIAA
- a CDS encoding AAA family ATPase, with amino-acid sequence MGTINPINNLTIQGFKSIKDLKQLRLDSLNVLIGANGVGKSNFVSYFRLLGEMLDKRLQVWTSKQGGADRVVSYGVKETTKFSSFIKFGLNGYQFDLETTADGGFTFAREALFFKGPYYGDKWIELGAGHAEAKLKDAFEKGHKGSEADYCYSSISSWRVYHFHDTSDTAGVKRLGALHDNAYLRPDASNLAAFLYSLKESESKAYEQIVKTVRLAIPFFDDFVLKPQKLPTEEEQIRLLWKQKDSDYSLWPSQLSDGSIRFICLVTALLQPKPPSTIIIDEPELGLHPFAIALLAGLLRSASKRMQVIVSTQSAPLVDEFSIDDLIVVEREQGATVFKRLNEEDFTNWLDDYTVSELWQKNILGGRPSR
- a CDS encoding Eco57I restriction-modification methylase domain-containing protein; the encoded protein is MNHLQPLDKKLRSQLENTVKKARDIAEEAALAVLEQLGVGEKTKPNYLDAAQQNLRVRLRAHARSLGDARKPDGEQSIERLQEEVAYEHWHRMLFARFLAENNLLMYPDPDEPVAITLEECEDLAADEGAANGWELAGRYASQMLPQIFRVDSPVFELKLAPNHQLDLEKLLISLPTEVFTASDSLGWVYQFWQANNKERINKSEVKIGARELPAVTQLFTEPYMVSFLLDNSLGAWWAARRLSEDHLKNASSEEELRQKAAIDGVPLEYLRFVKNEAGVWEPASGKFEAWPNELSELSTLDPSCGSGHFLVAAFNMLVPLRMEFEQLNAEQAVDAVLRENIHGLELDQRCVELAAFAIAISAWKYPNAGGYRTLPEVQVACSGLAINAAKEEWKQLAAHMGGKQNLSIALDWLHDNLKNAPVLGSLMNPAKSKAAGLVSWQELSEALDKALANDEAEVAQTNEQHENAVVAQGMAKAAKLLASQYQWVITNVPYLARGKQEDTLKDFIEQHYPAGKNDLATAFLDRCLEFCVKGGTSSIVLPQNWLFLTSYKKFREKLLTQDTWHLIARLGPGAFETISGEVVKAILINLSRGNSAGESGGLFGAAEHSQLIRGVDVSEPRTAAEKAEQLITVVVKSVEQAKQLENPDARVALESSLEGELIEKYGYSHHGLTSGDTPRMKFAHWEICDTSAIWIPFQSTVRDSEHYGGNESILRWDNGEGPILELQGARKDGTGAWGKHGILISQMGVLPVTFYTKSAFDNNTAVFVPNNENEIPAIWCYCSSTEYNEAVRQLDQKMSVTSATLAKVPFDLDHWTKVAEEKYPNGLPKPYTDDPTQWIFHGHPCGSVVWDETQKWTAHGALRTDESVLHIAVARLLGYRWPAELDASMELADEQREWVKRCEALLPLADDDGIVCIPAVRGEALAYDRLINLLAAAYGDAWTPSTINQLLSSVGYAGKTLDAWLRDKFFEQHVKLFQNRPFIWHIWDGLNDGFAVLINYHKFDQKLLETLIYTYLGDWIKRQKDEINAGVDGAQERLAAAEALRKRLIKILEGEAPLDIFVRWKPLEQQAIGWNPDLNDGIRLNIRPFILVDDVKVKGAGVLRHKIPSIKWTKDRGADVESAPWYHLGPHYGGKEGDRINEHHLSLAEKKAAREQLSESS